Proteins encoded within one genomic window of Kibdelosporangium phytohabitans:
- a CDS encoding CocE/NonD family hydrolase, protein MRTLTCPVPGADLALTVVEAAAPGPVVLIRTPYGRQNHFAEAEGWARRGFPCVIGDVRGRFGSTGDFEPYRHEEADGAAVVDWIVRQPFCDGQVLPVGGSYAAHCAITAALARQDKVRGVIAAVPALGLGATIREPGGAARLACRVGWWSEHGDTRLPRAPRDTRELAKRVPVSDIHPKSPGWQRLWTAPRRDSALWNEMKDTRLPLLAVGGLADPFAADTVDLARTWGGPARLLMGPWGHELDTRQALGHKIGKAYLDWVHALDRLRGHKELIAVTDEGDWRVMTAPQTRFELAVERAGFVADPDRPYPDHRGHNYAILRTSLPQGEIHGPLTVELNAKADCADADWFAHGWLDDTYLGHGVRRIRDGATKFTVDCPPAGAKATANAVLTIEISGHNWPRHARNPHTGQDPFTATELLPSTRTVLAATAVLPWAPEGADAVRAEEIAA, encoded by the coding sequence GTGCGCACCCTGACATGCCCGGTGCCTGGCGCGGACCTCGCGCTGACCGTGGTCGAGGCCGCGGCGCCCGGTCCGGTCGTGCTGATCCGCACGCCCTATGGCAGGCAGAACCACTTCGCCGAGGCCGAAGGCTGGGCCAGGCGGGGTTTCCCATGCGTGATCGGCGATGTCCGCGGCCGCTTCGGGTCCACTGGCGACTTCGAGCCGTACCGCCACGAAGAAGCCGACGGCGCCGCGGTGGTCGACTGGATCGTCCGGCAGCCCTTCTGCGACGGACAGGTCCTCCCGGTCGGTGGCTCGTACGCGGCCCATTGCGCGATCACGGCCGCCCTCGCCCGGCAGGACAAGGTACGCGGAGTCATCGCCGCGGTTCCGGCGCTGGGTCTGGGCGCGACCATCCGTGAGCCCGGCGGCGCGGCACGGCTGGCCTGCCGGGTCGGCTGGTGGTCCGAGCACGGCGACACACGACTGCCCCGCGCCCCTCGCGACACCCGTGAACTCGCCAAACGGGTACCGGTCAGCGACATTCACCCGAAGTCGCCCGGCTGGCAGCGGTTGTGGACGGCGCCACGGCGAGACAGCGCACTGTGGAACGAGATGAAAGACACCCGGCTCCCGTTGCTCGCTGTCGGCGGGCTGGCTGACCCGTTCGCCGCTGACACGGTCGACCTCGCACGCACTTGGGGCGGGCCCGCGCGACTGTTGATGGGACCGTGGGGACACGAGCTGGACACACGCCAAGCGCTGGGCCACAAGATCGGGAAGGCGTACCTGGACTGGGTTCACGCGCTCGACAGGCTGCGAGGGCACAAGGAACTGATCGCCGTCACCGACGAGGGCGATTGGCGTGTCATGACCGCGCCACAGACCAGGTTCGAGCTGGCGGTGGAGCGGGCCGGGTTCGTGGCCGATCCCGATCGGCCCTACCCGGACCATCGCGGACACAACTACGCGATCCTGCGTACTTCGCTCCCGCAGGGCGAGATCCACGGCCCGCTCACGGTCGAGCTGAACGCCAAAGCCGACTGCGCTGACGCGGACTGGTTCGCGCACGGATGGCTGGACGACACGTACCTGGGACACGGAGTACGCCGAATCCGCGACGGCGCCACGAAGTTCACCGTGGACTGCCCACCGGCCGGCGCCAAGGCCACGGCGAACGCCGTGCTGACGATCGAGATCTCCGGGCACAACTGGCCGAGGCACGCCCGAAACCCGCACACCGGCCAGGACCCTTTCACCGCAACCGAACTACTGCCCAGCACCAGAACAGTGCTCGCCGCGACGGCCGTCCTGCCGTGGGCGCCGGAGGGCGCGGACGCCGTACGAGCCGAGGAGATCGCCGCGTGA
- a CDS encoding thioesterase family protein, whose product MAETAFYQDLGDGRYASSPATAGPWSPRTQHAGPPSALLGRALRRFGGRTDLRVARITLEIPKPVPVGEVRVDVRALRSGKRTDLLEGELLADGEPVMLARAWRMAPSPDHTPEVRRQPPPPAVPGPQPDHGLSGAHNDGYLSAIEWRFLDGGTFDTPGPGAAWARQRIPLVEGEKDTALSRVLTLADASWAIGFEIDHRHQFVINTDVTVALHRDPVGEWFCMRTSTTTSPGGSGLAVGQLSDENGDCGRIMQTVFIG is encoded by the coding sequence ATGGCAGAGACGGCGTTCTACCAGGACCTGGGAGACGGTCGGTACGCGAGCAGCCCGGCGACAGCCGGTCCGTGGAGTCCGCGGACGCAGCACGCCGGGCCGCCGTCCGCGCTGCTCGGGCGGGCGTTGCGGCGCTTCGGCGGCCGGACGGACCTGCGAGTCGCGCGGATCACCTTGGAGATCCCCAAGCCCGTGCCGGTCGGCGAGGTGCGAGTGGACGTTCGCGCCCTGCGTTCCGGCAAGCGGACCGACTTGCTCGAAGGCGAACTGCTGGCCGACGGTGAGCCGGTCATGCTCGCGCGGGCGTGGCGGATGGCACCCAGCCCGGACCACACGCCTGAGGTACGCCGGCAACCGCCACCTCCGGCGGTGCCCGGCCCGCAACCGGACCACGGGCTGTCCGGCGCGCACAACGACGGCTACCTCTCCGCCATCGAGTGGCGGTTCCTCGACGGCGGCACCTTCGACACGCCTGGTCCGGGGGCGGCGTGGGCGCGGCAGCGGATTCCCTTGGTGGAAGGCGAAAAGGACACAGCGCTTTCCCGTGTGCTCACGCTGGCGGACGCGAGCTGGGCCATCGGCTTCGAGATCGACCACCGGCACCAGTTCGTGATCAACACCGACGTGACGGTCGCGTTGCACCGCGATCCGGTGGGGGAGTGGTTCTGCATGCGGACGTCGACCACCACCAGCCCCGGTGGGTCCGGCCTGGCCGTCGGTCAACTGTCCGACGAGAACGGTGACTGCGGCAGGATCATGCAGACGGTGTTCATCGGCTAG
- a CDS encoding ABC transporter ATP-binding protein, whose protein sequence is MIDAVGITVRFGANTVLDKVSVAVQQGSWLALVGRNGCGKSTLLRVLAGLHAPAGGTVAIQGKSLTALSRREIARRVAVLSQSMPPVGAMTVRQLVRQGRYAVRGPLGMLADGQDKAEHTALADTAMLDLADAQVDRLSGGERQRARLALALAQDAPVLLLDEPTTYLDVRHQLEVLELVRRLQRERGLTVVTVLHDLSQAARYADRIVALRDGVVHTHGPADEVVDAELLHSVFGVRGRVWRDDLTGKPMCSYDTAAS, encoded by the coding sequence ATGATCGACGCGGTGGGCATCACGGTTCGCTTCGGCGCGAATACCGTGCTGGACAAGGTTTCAGTCGCGGTGCAGCAGGGCAGCTGGCTTGCTCTGGTCGGCCGCAACGGATGCGGCAAGTCGACGTTGCTGCGGGTACTCGCCGGTTTGCACGCCCCCGCAGGCGGTACTGTCGCGATCCAAGGCAAGTCGTTGACCGCGCTGTCCCGCAGGGAGATCGCGCGCCGGGTGGCGGTTCTGTCCCAGTCGATGCCGCCGGTCGGCGCGATGACGGTCAGACAGCTTGTGCGGCAAGGACGATACGCCGTGCGCGGACCGCTGGGCATGCTGGCCGACGGACAGGACAAAGCCGAGCACACGGCGTTGGCTGACACGGCGATGCTGGACCTGGCTGACGCGCAGGTGGATCGCCTGTCCGGTGGTGAACGGCAGCGGGCGAGGCTGGCGTTGGCGTTGGCGCAGGACGCGCCCGTGCTGTTGCTGGACGAACCGACGACCTACCTGGACGTGCGGCACCAGCTAGAAGTGCTGGAGCTGGTACGCCGGTTGCAGCGGGAACGCGGGCTCACGGTGGTCACCGTGCTGCACGACCTCAGCCAGGCCGCGAGGTACGCCGACCGGATCGTCGCGTTGCGCGACGGCGTGGTGCACACCCACGGGCCGGCCGATGAGGTCGTCGACGCCGAACTGCTGCACTCGGTGTTCGGCGTGCGAGGACGGGTGTGGCGGGACGACCTCACCGGAAAGCCGATGTGCTCCTACGACACGGCCGCGAGCTGA
- a CDS encoding ester cyclase, translating to MVDEQLRARREKLVLDHFADEVKQDFDSALSTFPHPRYELIPTGVVHDGEAAVRGYYHATRTAFPDQRHEMIKLRHADDAVICEFHLLGTQRGPYGAIPPTGRPFKVRMTAFFLFEGDELVCERIYYDSLSILKQLLAGVTWKRPSSLLLLPKVLRGARKELG from the coding sequence ATGGTGGACGAACAACTGCGGGCCAGGCGCGAGAAGCTCGTGCTCGACCACTTCGCCGACGAGGTCAAACAGGACTTCGACAGCGCGTTGTCCACGTTCCCGCACCCGCGGTACGAGCTGATCCCGACCGGTGTCGTGCACGACGGGGAAGCGGCTGTGCGCGGCTACTACCACGCCACCCGCACCGCCTTCCCCGACCAGCGGCACGAGATGATCAAGCTGCGGCACGCGGACGACGCGGTGATCTGCGAGTTCCACCTGCTGGGCACGCAACGCGGCCCGTACGGCGCGATCCCGCCGACCGGTCGTCCCTTCAAAGTTCGGATGACCGCGTTCTTCCTGTTCGAGGGGGACGAGCTGGTCTGCGAACGGATCTACTACGACTCGCTGTCCATCCTCAAGCAGCTGCTGGCCGGTGTCACCTGGAAGCGCCCGTCGAGCTTGTTGCTGTTGCCGAAGGTGTTGCGCGGAGCGCGCAAGGAACTCGGCTGA
- a CDS encoding ChaB family protein has translation MPGRENLPSTVRRSSKKAQDTWVKTHDSAIETYGEGERAYRTAYSALKHSFEKVGDHWEAKEKRGPSDEQAERGSAEQPAETAGGVDANASKQHLYDLAKRLGVPGRSRMTKAQLVEALQKANDRKTAAARS, from the coding sequence ATGCCCGGACGGGAGAACCTGCCGAGTACAGTGCGTCGCTCGTCGAAGAAGGCCCAGGACACCTGGGTCAAGACGCACGACTCCGCGATCGAGACCTACGGCGAGGGCGAGCGCGCGTACCGCACGGCCTACTCCGCGTTGAAGCACTCCTTCGAGAAGGTGGGCGACCACTGGGAAGCCAAGGAGAAGCGCGGCCCGTCGGACGAGCAAGCCGAGCGCGGCAGCGCCGAGCAGCCGGCGGAGACCGCGGGTGGGGTGGACGCCAACGCCAGCAAACAGCACCTCTACGACCTGGCCAAGCGCTTGGGCGTACCAGGGCGCTCCAGGATGACCAAGGCGCAGCTGGTGGAGGCGCTGCAGAAGGCCAACGACCGCAAGACCGCCGCCGCACGCTCCTGA
- a CDS encoding MFS transporter, whose amino-acid sequence MDLRTDRDFRHYLAARVVSMTGSLVSLVALPVLVYQLTGSPGWTAAVAATEAAPYLLFGLLAGALADRVRRRELMVRLEVVTGLALASIPIAWYSGVLTATQVIVVGFVVQTCFVFFDAANFGALPTLVGKQRLTSAFATLYAATTSIELFVPALAGLLVASLAPASLITVNVITAVAAAALIAGIRAPLSPPVRTKADVATGLRFLWQNKVVRTLTLVGTTHAVAGGAWVAMLVPWADKVLGIAPSGDLRLAFLFSCWGVGGLAASRLVPVLGRRFGPARVTLGALPASLACGALVLASTCWFVALPAAMLWGAAHSTVVLNAITYRQQEIPAELQSRVNTTCRMLSWGIGQPVGAAVAGAVSVCWGPRGGLAIGLSVLALGVAAAWITPVLRRGA is encoded by the coding sequence GTGGATCTGAGAACGGATCGGGACTTCCGGCATTACCTCGCCGCTCGTGTCGTGTCGATGACAGGCAGCCTGGTTTCCCTCGTCGCCCTGCCCGTCCTGGTCTACCAGCTGACCGGCTCGCCGGGCTGGACGGCCGCGGTCGCCGCGACGGAAGCGGCGCCGTACCTGCTGTTCGGCCTGCTGGCGGGTGCGCTGGCCGACCGGGTCCGGCGGCGGGAACTGATGGTGCGCCTGGAGGTCGTCACCGGTCTCGCACTGGCCAGCATCCCGATCGCCTGGTACAGCGGTGTGCTGACCGCGACCCAGGTGATCGTCGTCGGGTTCGTCGTGCAGACCTGCTTCGTCTTCTTCGACGCCGCCAACTTCGGCGCCCTGCCCACCCTGGTCGGCAAGCAACGGCTGACTTCCGCCTTCGCCACGCTGTACGCGGCGACCACGTCGATCGAACTGTTCGTGCCCGCACTGGCCGGACTGCTCGTGGCATCGCTGGCGCCCGCGTCGCTGATCACCGTCAACGTGATCACGGCGGTCGCCGCCGCTGCGCTGATCGCGGGCATCCGCGCGCCGCTGTCGCCGCCCGTCCGGACGAAGGCGGACGTCGCCACCGGGCTGAGATTCCTGTGGCAGAACAAGGTTGTGCGGACGCTCACCCTGGTGGGGACGACACACGCCGTGGCCGGTGGCGCCTGGGTGGCGATGCTCGTGCCATGGGCGGACAAAGTGCTGGGCATCGCGCCGTCCGGTGACCTGCGGCTCGCGTTCCTGTTCAGCTGCTGGGGAGTGGGCGGGCTGGCGGCGTCACGGCTCGTGCCGGTGCTGGGCAGGCGGTTCGGTCCCGCTCGCGTGACACTGGGGGCGTTGCCGGCGTCGTTGGCGTGTGGCGCGCTGGTCCTGGCCAGCACCTGTTGGTTCGTGGCCCTGCCCGCGGCGATGTTGTGGGGCGCGGCCCACTCGACGGTCGTGCTCAACGCGATCACGTACCGGCAGCAGGAGATTCCCGCGGAACTGCAGTCCAGGGTCAACACCACGTGCCGGATGCTGTCGTGGGGGATCGGCCAGCCGGTGGGTGCGGCGGTGGCCGGTGCCGTGTCCGTCTGCTGGGGGCCACGCGGCGGGCTCGCCATCGGGCTTTCCGTTCTGGCGCTGGGTGTTGCGGCCGCGTGGATCACGCCGGTGTTGCGGCGCGGCGCATGA
- the amiA gene encoding streptamidine family RiPP, whose amino-acid sequence MKDIFVSVEAERALPHNSASHSNALVENPFDDNDE is encoded by the coding sequence ATGAAGGACATCTTTGTGAGCGTCGAGGCCGAGCGGGCCCTGCCGCACAACTCTGCCAGCCACAGCAACGCGCTGGTCGAGAACCCGTTCGACGACAACGACGAGTGA
- a CDS encoding YcaO-like family protein: MTLTTESLVDPLTGVVRRLVDVEPVPGMPSSYLGVTAEVADARRLGAWPADRVSLGTSFGDVRTARAAALGEAVERYCGNRVPPGLRVAAARELAAAGHRVFGPGDLPFFADWQYEVERFPYRFFDDDLELTWAQGTEDGEPCYAPASWVYLNYHTSARRKQPRLHHLNYAGIATGVGADDAFERGLLELVERDALELWWHLGAPTTGIDIASVPGLPERLAGSRLQVHLVQLPSEHPVAVVAAVVIDPETGIVGGGGAARFDPVQACTKAVLEAVHTWVFTLGLLDKSGWVFQAIDAGVLAEGLYLPHRDDRGYLADAGENFRRVRDLGAQVQIWLDPAVQEQWLHRFTRPSSRIDAAELPTGDLAALTAGLAGNRIATFDLTSPDVAETPLRVIRVCATGLVPNAPAAFRYLGLPRWQQVAQSRGWDDGLVLVPPPFL, translated from the coding sequence GTGACACTCACCACCGAATCCCTTGTCGATCCGCTGACCGGTGTCGTCCGGCGGCTCGTCGACGTCGAACCCGTACCGGGCATGCCGTCGAGCTACCTCGGGGTGACCGCGGAGGTCGCCGACGCCCGCAGGCTCGGGGCGTGGCCGGCCGACCGGGTCAGCCTCGGCACGAGCTTCGGCGACGTCCGGACCGCACGGGCCGCGGCGCTGGGCGAAGCCGTGGAACGCTACTGCGGCAACCGGGTGCCACCAGGTCTGCGCGTCGCCGCGGCGCGGGAACTGGCCGCGGCAGGCCACAGGGTCTTCGGGCCCGGCGACCTGCCGTTCTTCGCCGACTGGCAGTACGAGGTGGAACGCTTCCCGTACCGGTTCTTCGACGACGACCTGGAACTGACCTGGGCACAGGGAACCGAGGACGGCGAACCGTGTTACGCGCCCGCGTCCTGGGTGTACCTGAACTACCACACCAGTGCCCGGCGCAAGCAACCGCGGCTGCATCACCTGAACTACGCGGGCATCGCCACCGGGGTCGGTGCGGACGACGCCTTCGAGCGGGGCCTGCTTGAGCTCGTCGAACGGGACGCGCTCGAACTCTGGTGGCACCTGGGCGCCCCGACGACGGGCATCGACATCGCGTCGGTTCCCGGTCTGCCCGAACGGCTCGCGGGTTCACGGCTGCAGGTCCACCTCGTGCAACTGCCCAGTGAACACCCGGTTGCGGTGGTCGCGGCTGTGGTGATCGACCCGGAGACCGGGATTGTCGGCGGTGGCGGGGCAGCCCGGTTCGACCCGGTGCAAGCCTGCACCAAGGCGGTTCTGGAAGCCGTGCACACGTGGGTGTTCACACTCGGGCTGCTCGACAAGTCGGGGTGGGTGTTCCAGGCGATCGACGCCGGGGTGCTCGCCGAAGGGCTCTACCTGCCGCACCGGGACGACCGCGGTTACCTCGCCGACGCGGGCGAGAACTTCCGGCGTGTCCGTGATCTCGGCGCCCAGGTGCAGATCTGGCTGGACCCGGCGGTTCAGGAGCAGTGGCTGCACCGGTTCACGCGTCCGTCGTCCCGGATCGACGCCGCTGAGCTGCCGACCGGTGACCTGGCCGCGCTCACGGCGGGCCTCGCGGGCAACCGGATCGCCACCTTCGACCTGACCAGCCCGGATGTGGCGGAAACACCGCTGCGGGTGATCCGCGTGTGCGCGACCGGCCTGGTTCCCAACGCGCCCGCCGCGTTCCGGTACCTGGGGCTGCCGCGCTGGCAGCAGGTCGCCCAGTCCCGCGGCTGGGACGACGGCCTCGTCCTGGTTCCACCACCGTTCCTGTAG
- a CDS encoding SagB family peptide dehydrogenase codes for MTEAIARVHTFLNGPPAGSLDTSGLGPGGGTVQLPARLPLDLGLGDALTRRRSAYDYGTGSLSTQDIATLLGWAAGPQRLAGGHQFSMAPSAGGLPSLDVYAIVRDVADVPAGVHRYDRLKGTLSALRLGDPTPALRSVLGQPEFADRAAVVLAVVARLDVTLAKYPIRHYRTLHVDSGIMTQNLYLVAASAGIACCAVAGFDDAAVTELLELGESAFPTLLFTAGPHG; via the coding sequence ATGACGGAGGCGATCGCCCGCGTGCACACGTTCCTCAACGGCCCGCCCGCTGGTTCGTTGGACACGTCGGGCCTGGGTCCGGGAGGCGGGACCGTCCAGCTTCCTGCCCGGCTTCCGCTCGACCTGGGCTTGGGCGACGCGCTGACCCGGCGGCGTTCGGCGTACGACTACGGCACCGGATCTTTGTCCACACAGGACATCGCGACACTGCTGGGGTGGGCCGCGGGTCCGCAGCGGCTGGCCGGCGGGCATCAGTTCTCCATGGCGCCGTCCGCGGGAGGACTGCCGTCGCTGGACGTCTACGCCATCGTGCGCGACGTGGCCGACGTTCCCGCTGGCGTACACCGCTATGACCGCCTGAAAGGGACGCTTTCGGCGTTGCGGCTCGGCGACCCCACACCGGCATTGCGTTCCGTGCTCGGGCAGCCCGAGTTCGCGGACCGTGCCGCGGTCGTCCTCGCGGTGGTCGCCCGCCTGGACGTCACCCTGGCGAAGTACCCGATCCGGCACTACCGCACCCTGCACGTCGACTCCGGGATCATGACGCAGAACCTGTATCTCGTCGCCGCGTCCGCGGGGATCGCGTGCTGTGCCGTGGCCGGTTTCGACGACGCCGCGGTCACCGAACTGCTCGAACTCGGCGAGTCCGCGTTCCCCACCCTGCTGTTCACCGCCGGACCGCACGGTTAA
- a CDS encoding TIGR02452 family protein — translation MSSRLRGIARDTVAICDRGSYSTAAGTVMFADAVARAVASTRLYTPEDVLRLPEQQAALPGVEVTNESTLAAAHRLGGPVACLVFASARNPGGGFLNGAQAQEESIARGSALYPCLLAAKDFYTHHRADDDLTYSDRVVHSPDVPVFRNDKGTLLPEPCPVAFLTAAAPNRTAVVRNQPERADGIPAALERRAARVLRVASVHGHRRLVLGAWGCGVFGNDPATVARAFRNALHDNRYFDEVVFAVLDRQSGTPTLTSFAEQFTQPW, via the coding sequence GTGAGCAGCCGACTGCGCGGGATCGCGCGTGACACCGTCGCCATCTGCGATCGCGGTTCGTATTCGACCGCGGCGGGCACAGTCATGTTCGCCGACGCGGTCGCCCGAGCAGTGGCCTCGACCCGGCTCTACACGCCGGAGGACGTGCTGCGCCTGCCCGAGCAGCAGGCCGCGTTGCCCGGGGTCGAGGTGACCAACGAGTCGACGCTCGCGGCGGCACACCGCCTCGGCGGTCCCGTCGCCTGTCTGGTCTTCGCCTCGGCACGCAATCCCGGTGGCGGATTCCTCAATGGAGCACAGGCACAGGAGGAAAGCATCGCCCGCGGCTCGGCGCTGTACCCGTGTCTGCTCGCCGCCAAGGACTTCTACACCCACCACCGGGCTGACGACGACCTCACCTACAGCGACCGGGTCGTGCACAGTCCGGACGTGCCCGTGTTCCGCAACGACAAAGGAACACTGCTGCCTGAACCCTGTCCAGTCGCATTCCTCACGGCAGCGGCTCCCAACAGAACGGCTGTTGTCCGCAACCAGCCCGAACGCGCCGACGGGATCCCCGCCGCGCTGGAGCGACGTGCCGCCCGCGTGCTGCGGGTCGCTTCCGTGCATGGACACCGGCGGCTCGTGCTCGGTGCCTGGGGATGCGGTGTCTTCGGCAACGATCCCGCCACGGTCGCCCGTGCGTTCCGGAACGCCTTGCACGACAACCGCTACTTCGACGAGGTCGTGTTCGCTGTGCTGGACCGGCAGTCAGGAACACCGACGCTGACGTCCTTCGCCGAGCAGTTCACGCAACCCTGGTGA
- a CDS encoding sugar phosphate isomerase/epimerase family protein: MIEVGLASVTLRHKSAADVAAIAAGAGLGVVEWGGDIHVPAGDLTAASQARKLCDDNGLAVGTYGSYHKPGESDPGEFAGLVRTAVELGARRIRVWAGTRASADAGPHYRAEVTSALRRCADLAGQQGIPVTVEYHVESLTDDIDSALAMYAEAGSAGLVAHWQPRESPIVGQCLAEVRALLPALASVHAFSWGPDGYTERLALGAREDLWRPVFELLSMKDTVEVLLEFVPDDDVDALVRDAGTLRQLAAVS; the protein is encoded by the coding sequence ATGATCGAAGTTGGACTGGCATCGGTGACCCTGCGGCACAAGTCCGCCGCTGACGTGGCCGCCATCGCCGCCGGCGCCGGACTGGGTGTCGTGGAGTGGGGCGGCGACATCCACGTCCCCGCCGGCGACCTCACCGCGGCGAGCCAGGCGCGCAAACTCTGTGACGACAACGGGCTCGCGGTGGGTACGTACGGTTCGTACCACAAGCCGGGCGAGAGCGACCCGGGCGAGTTCGCCGGTCTGGTCCGGACCGCTGTGGAGCTCGGCGCGCGGCGGATCCGGGTCTGGGCGGGCACCCGGGCGTCCGCGGACGCGGGCCCGCACTACCGCGCCGAGGTCACGTCCGCGCTCCGGCGGTGTGCCGACCTCGCCGGGCAGCAGGGGATCCCGGTCACGGTCGAGTACCACGTGGAATCGCTGACCGACGACATCGACTCCGCGCTGGCGATGTACGCCGAGGCCGGCTCGGCCGGCCTGGTGGCGCACTGGCAGCCGCGGGAATCCCCGATCGTCGGCCAGTGCCTGGCCGAAGTCCGTGCCCTGTTGCCGGCGTTGGCCTCGGTGCACGCGTTCTCGTGGGGACCCGACGGGTACACCGAGCGGCTTGCGCTGGGTGCGCGCGAGGACCTCTGGCGCCCGGTCTTCGAGCTCCTGTCCATGAAGGACACCGTCGAGGTGCTGCTCGAGTTCGTGCCGGACGACGACGTCGACGCGCTGGTCCGCGACGCCGGGACGTTGCGTCAGCTCGCGGCCGTGTCGTAG
- a CDS encoding aminoglycoside 6-adenylyltransferase, whose protein sequence is MEDPRFLLARVLGFATSCEGIDAVVQTGSRARGQRVDALSDLDIELIGPGAPLLAGRDEWLADIAPTLVSIHLDNEDDEDGPGWPTCLVVFADGRKADFTLAGPERLAAMKEHGLDELYGRGYVVHLDNTGITADLSPSDPTPPEREAPDAEGFEVNQREFWFETTQVPVYAKRGDLWPATSRLAETRELLLTMLEWYAGTRSGEPVDTWHNGHHMAEWLGPDHSRIPATFARYDADDIIRALRATADLYADIAARTGKTLSLPVLDLHDRVLAHVDAVYRED, encoded by the coding sequence GTGGAAGACCCGCGATTCCTCCTCGCCCGCGTCCTCGGCTTCGCCACGTCCTGCGAGGGCATCGACGCCGTGGTGCAGACGGGCTCACGAGCTCGCGGCCAGCGCGTCGACGCCTTGTCCGACCTCGACATCGAACTGATCGGGCCGGGCGCGCCGCTGCTGGCGGGGCGGGACGAGTGGCTGGCGGACATCGCCCCGACGCTCGTCAGCATCCACCTCGACAACGAGGACGACGAGGACGGGCCCGGCTGGCCGACGTGCCTCGTGGTCTTCGCCGACGGCCGCAAGGCCGACTTCACGCTGGCCGGACCCGAGCGCCTGGCCGCGATGAAGGAGCACGGCCTCGACGAGCTGTACGGGCGCGGATACGTGGTTCACCTGGACAACACGGGAATCACCGCCGATCTGTCCCCTTCGGACCCCACGCCACCGGAGCGCGAGGCACCGGACGCCGAGGGCTTCGAGGTGAACCAGCGGGAGTTCTGGTTCGAAACCACCCAGGTCCCGGTCTACGCCAAGCGCGGCGACCTGTGGCCGGCGACGAGCAGGCTGGCCGAGACGCGCGAGCTGTTGCTGACGATGCTCGAGTGGTACGCGGGCACCCGGTCCGGCGAACCCGTCGACACGTGGCACAACGGCCATCACATGGCCGAATGGCTCGGCCCGGACCACTCACGGATACCGGCGACGTTCGCCCGTTACGACGCCGACGACATCATCCGGGCACTGCGAGCCACCGCCGACCTCTACGCGGACATCGCGGCACGGACAGGCAAAACCCTTTCGTTGCCGGTGCTGGACCTGCACGACCGCGTCCTGGCGCACGTCGACGCCGTGTACCGGGAGGACTGA
- a CDS encoding DUF6640 family protein — translation MVRAGKIVLTVALAATMLGPAVADFNDSHVFNPDWPPHARFHAVMLLAVGIGVSIAGLWLVWRRSPDPATGLRVAAAVPVVVWGAFFVPLFVPGTSVEEYPGEVGRLLGVPLNLVLAGVFMVLAVAGYRLSAHGERPSR, via the coding sequence ATGGTGCGTGCGGGAAAGATCGTCCTGACTGTCGCCCTGGCCGCCACGATGCTGGGGCCGGCGGTAGCCGACTTCAACGACAGTCACGTGTTCAACCCGGACTGGCCGCCGCACGCGCGCTTCCACGCGGTCATGCTGCTGGCGGTCGGGATCGGCGTGTCGATCGCCGGGCTGTGGCTCGTGTGGCGGCGTTCGCCGGACCCGGCCACAGGTCTGCGGGTCGCGGCGGCGGTGCCGGTGGTGGTGTGGGGCGCTTTCTTCGTGCCGCTGTTCGTGCCCGGCACCAGCGTCGAGGAGTACCCGGGTGAAGTCGGCCGCCTGCTGGGTGTTCCGCTCAACCTGGTGCTGGCTGGGGTTTTCATGGTGCTCGCCGTGGCCGGATACAGGCTGTCCGCCCACGGCGAGAGACCTAGCCGATGA